From Camelus dromedarius isolate mCamDro1 chromosome 12, mCamDro1.pat, whole genome shotgun sequence, the proteins below share one genomic window:
- the PRG2 gene encoding bone marrow proteoglycan — translation MKLPLLLALLFGTVSAFHLRTEMSNVESPLGDDTLPQVGEMPEHEAKEAPLEELMLLEKEEERGSGGEDAPREEGTVESISALEEVGKDFQCPKEEDTVKVEGISGCKTCRFLLVTTALNFNSAQLTCQRCYRGRLISIHDFRLNNQIQCLARRINQGQVWIGGQVTGYVRGVPVLSGEHLLTPASAQLAADLSVFPVSDPLKNWG, via the exons ATGAAACTCCCGCTACTTCTGGCTCTTCTCTTTGGGACAGTTTCGGCATTTCATCTGA GGACTGAAATGTCCAACGTTGAGAGCCCCTTGGGAGATGACACCCTGCCTCAGGTTGGGGAGATGCCAGAACATGAGGCAAAGGAGGCCCCTTTGGAGGAGCTGATGCTgctggagaaagaggaagagaggggctCTGGAGGTGAAGATGCCCCAAGGGAAGAGGGGACTGTTGAGTCCATCTCAGCCTTGGAGGAGGTGGGCAAGGACTTTCAGTGCCCCAAGGAAGAAGACACAGTAAAAGTGGAGGGCATCTCTGGGTGCAAAACCTGTCGCTTCCTCCTGGTGACGACAGCCTTGAATTTTAACAGTGCTCAG CTTACTTGCCAGAGATGCTACCGAGGCAGACTCATCTCCATCCATGACTTCAGACTTAATAACCAGATCCAGTGCCTAGCCAGACGGATCAACCAGGGCCAAGTCTGGATTGGAGGCCAGGTCACAGGCTATGTAAGAGGGGTCCCAGTTCTAAGTGGGGAGCACCTCCTGACCCCAGCCAGTGCTCAGCTTGCTGCAGACTTGTCTGTGTTTCCCGTCTCTGATCCCCTGAAGAACTGGGGATAG